A single Micromonospora sp. CCTCC AA 2012012 DNA region contains:
- a CDS encoding acyl-CoA dehydrogenase family protein: MTVSTDPGVPQPVTWLPPEDQKWRDTVRAVTAETVAPRVRAMDEAARIDPDLIRELFAAGLLGVEIPEVYGGAGRDLFAVVLAVEEIARVDPSVAVLVDVQNALVASALLHHGDGDTRRRHLPRLANGTVGAYAISEPDTGSDAFAGRTRAVADGGGYVIDGAKRWISSAAEAGLFVVFARLADAGLTAFLVDRDTPGLTVGAPVAKMGIRASSTCDVTFDGVRVGRRDLLGRPGAGELLAVETLNVGKVGIAAQLVGLAQGVLDAATGYAARRHQFGQPIGTYQGVAFPLARVAAELQAARALLYDTTRLLQHGGSPAQRLRATAMAKYVASEVAERAAALAVETLGANGFVPEHGVEKFYRDAKVGKIYEGTSNMQFRTIAATHDRGPAPVEG, from the coding sequence ATGACCGTCTCCACCGACCCGGGCGTGCCGCAGCCGGTGACCTGGCTGCCGCCCGAGGACCAGAAGTGGCGCGACACCGTCCGGGCGGTCACCGCCGAGACCGTCGCACCCCGGGTCCGGGCCATGGACGAGGCCGCCCGGATCGACCCCGACCTGATCCGGGAACTCTTCGCCGCCGGGCTGCTGGGGGTCGAGATCCCCGAGGTGTACGGGGGAGCGGGGCGGGACCTGTTCGCCGTGGTCCTCGCCGTCGAGGAGATCGCCCGGGTGGACCCGTCGGTGGCCGTCCTGGTCGACGTGCAGAACGCCCTGGTCGCCAGCGCGCTGCTGCACCACGGCGACGGGGACACCCGCCGCCGGCACCTGCCCCGGCTGGCCAACGGCACCGTCGGCGCGTACGCGATCAGCGAGCCCGACACCGGCAGCGACGCCTTCGCCGGCCGCACCCGGGCCGTCGCCGACGGCGGCGGATACGTCATCGACGGCGCGAAACGGTGGATCAGCAGCGCCGCGGAGGCCGGCCTCTTCGTGGTCTTCGCCCGACTCGCCGACGCCGGCCTCACCGCGTTCCTGGTCGACCGGGACACCCCCGGCCTGACCGTCGGAGCGCCGGTGGCCAAGATGGGCATCCGGGCCAGCTCCACCTGTGACGTCACCTTCGACGGCGTCCGGGTCGGCCGGCGCGACCTGCTCGGCCGCCCCGGTGCGGGCGAGCTGCTGGCGGTGGAGACGCTCAACGTCGGCAAGGTCGGCATCGCCGCCCAGCTCGTCGGGCTCGCCCAGGGGGTGCTCGACGCCGCCACCGGGTACGCGGCCCGCCGCCACCAGTTCGGCCAGCCGATCGGCACGTACCAGGGGGTCGCGTTCCCGCTGGCCCGGGTCGCCGCCGAACTCCAGGCCGCCCGCGCGCTGCTGTACGACACCACCCGGCTGCTCCAGCACGGCGGCTCGCCCGCCCAGCGGCTGCGCGCCACCGCGATGGCGAAGTACGTCGCCTCGGAGGTCGCCGAGCGGGCCGCCGCGCTGGCCGTGGAGACGCTCGGCGCCAACGGTTTCGTCCCCGAGCACGGGGTGGAGAAGTTCTACCGGGACGCCAAGGTCGGCAAGATCTACGAGGGGACCTCCAACATGCAGTTCCGTACCATCGCCGCGACCCACGACCGGGGCCCCGCCCCGGTGGAGGGCTGA